The region GCATGCGTGTGCATATACAAAACCTCAAATTAGTTTCATGGTTTCAACATGTTTCGAATccggtttttttttataaaaatattcaattctttttattatttacaaaaataatccACTTTGAAAATTATGTGTGTAAACAATCTGTTTTGAACAGTAAATATCGGTGATGTCATTATCATTAGTGTCATCaccttcaatttttattttaaaaatatttttttggaggCCTCGGTTACCATTAATGACACTGAACTGaagtataattatataaaatctgTGAAGCAATTACTTCTTTAAATTGGGTGAAAAAAAGTGGTGGCGCTATTCCTCTTAGCGGCACCAGTTaaatgcttttaatttttttgtctatTTGCATGTTAGGTATGTCtcctttttaaattaaatttaaatagcccttaaaaatatattttttttaattttattttttttaaaacaataaacttaaaaagttatataaaattcttatttaaaattatccaaatatatccTTTAAGAATTTTTCCTCAAATAAAAAGTTCTTATTTTAAAGTTGAGGAAATTTTTTAGGGATATATTTgagtaatttaaataagaattttatataggttttgaagtttattttttttaaataataaaaaattttaaaaaatgtttatttttgttattcttatattttttgaaggagtatttaaatttaatttaaaaaggaGACATACCTAACATTTTAGACCAAAAGTTGAAAAGCATTTAATTGATGAGCAAACGTTACCCTTTTTTCATTTAATATGAAGAGGGTAATTGCTTTATCAGGTCTTTAAACGTTTTATATAATTATACTTCAATCTGGTACCATCAATGACAATGGTGgcactcaaaaaaattaattttttaaaataaattggagGTTATGACATCATTGTATCACCGATATTTAATGTTCAAAACGGATTATTTACATACATAATTTTCATAGTgagttattttcataaataattaaaagttttagattttttttatataaaaaaagccTTCGAATTCGATCCATCTAGCAAGCTATGTCAAATTGTGTATTCTTTTTATGGTTGTGTTAATGTGTTCAGTGCAGGCCTTTAAGGGGTTGTCTCTATTTAAGGTGACAACTAGCTTGCATAGTTAATTAGCATATGCTTTTGATCTCTTCAAGCTTCTtgtttatgcttttttttttgtgaattaatgaaatataaatgtttGGTTCGCGCATGAGTCAAGGAAATTAATTCAAGCAGGTACAGCTCGTTTAATGAGATTATCGGTGGGACTTAATCACTATTATTGCAAATCAATTAGGAAAAATGTAAGGTTAGTAAGGGTTACTTCTTTATCGTGCAATTGAAATATactttttagaaaagaaaaaaaactgtaTTTGAAAAGTGTTATGAAAAAGcatgatttattaatttttagtgttttttattaCGGTAAAAAAATGTGATTAAagatttaaatgttatttttggacatgataataaaaaattaaaaattagttaagttatataatatttaaataatttgatattacggtaaataaagtatgaattttaaatatcttttaagtaattaatataaattatttgtacataaaatattttaaaaacttaaacataataataaattaaatttaaatagtttaatataatgataaatgatatttaaataaaattttttttttgccaaaCTCAACTTGTGAATATCATTAAGAAACATGCCTCAAgtacaataaaaaaaaacatgacaACACGCATTCAAAACAACATTTGTAAACAAGCCTAAATAAACCAAACGAGAAAAATCATGATATTCTCAAAAGAGCTACCCAGGAATAAAGATCAAACTAACGAAGGGGCAGGTCAACCATCTTTATCCAAGATGAATATCAGAGGAGATGGAGGTTGATTGTTCCAATTAGTTGGGCAAATCTTCTGTTTAGTACGTGATGCAACCCAATCAGCTGCTTGATTGGCACTTGATCGACTAAAACTTTACAGATTGCAATTCCAAAACCAATTTATCCAATTTGATAAGTGAAGGTCGTAAATTCTATATTCTTTCCCTATCTTGCTTGAGGGCTTCATCAACAACAAGTTTAGCCTCAGATTCAATGATAACCTTATCCTACCGCTTTAGAGCAGCAACTTCAACACCTTTACACAGTCAGACCTTCAACAACCACAGGAGAATCAACTGAAACTGTATCCCCAAAACCCAGAAAAAATGATCCTTCCGAACTTGTGCAAATAGCTCCTATTCCACCAGCtctattgttgacaccattttttgataaaacggggtcgactttgattttgaaaataaaacaaatacgggagtcgccatcaatcttttttgatgaagtgtgatcgggtcacctctaaaagtggttgtttttaataaaccatttgattttattaaaacaacaattttagtccacgaaattcagaaaaacgggttcgagagtcggttacatacgaggaaagattagcaccctcgtaacgcccaaaattggtacaatgttgattaattagtgtcttagtgtcgaagattgaaaactttaaagagatttaaaattcgatcctttattgaaatgctagaaaaaaaattttgtagaAAAGGGCATACTCTACGTTAATCGAGAAAAGAGAATTATggcccgtaagttaggacacaatacctcgtattcttgagaataagctcccttttgttttttctcaaaacatgtttattttagtttttttttaaaaggatattcggttatttgggTTCAACGCGAGAAAAATTGAgactcagtaagttagggtacgacttctcgaatttccaattacgaaatattgcctttattattttttagaaaagaacCTCATcttgagaaaacaacatgtcatatccaatgcgttaggacacaacatatcgGAGTCTCGAGATAAGCTTTAAATTTGGAATTTCTATGTTTAAATTGAAAAGGGGATATTCAGTTACTTAAATTCAACAAggagaattgaagcccagtaagttagggcacaatcttctcGAGAATCTTGAATACCGAGTAGTTGAAAACTTATGGATAAAACgatttcaatatttttctaaaCGGATGTAACGCGATTGAATGGTAACGTATTACACAAaagtataattttaaataaaatacacgTTAATGAATCATGGATAATAAATAAACACAAACTAACATAGCCATAATAATCTCAATCATACATGTCGAATATCGATATCAAGATTTGAAATAAAAACGAGCTAATTAATGCAGACACAAGCCAAGTGTATAAGTTTTGAaatgactaaaaaaataaatggTATGAAAGGAATGAAAATTGTGAATCAATAAAGCATATACGTAGAAATTTTAACACaagtaatatacaaaacaattGAAATAGATTAAAATggagtttaaaataaaataaaattatgcgaAGTAAATTTTAGAGTAAATgttcaaatattaatatatacatatattaaaattaaaaaaaaactaatatgtaTGGGGTGGATATAAAAGTTGGAGTTAGTGAAGTATATTAAAATGAGATTTTTAGAACTAGATATTTATAGATAAAAAATAGATGtaagcaaatatatatacaactaTAGTAAAGAAAGGATTGaaaattaatatgtaatttgataaAAACTATGTAtcataaaataaagccattttaaagaaataaatcccATTGGATTGATATaacacactacaccaaaacagatctttagcggcgtttttttatgcctttagcggcgcttttccacaaatgccgctatagaccaagacctttagcggcgcttttagcaCAAACACCGTTATagaccaggacctttagcggcgcttttagcacaaacgccgctatagaccaggACCTTTAGAGGCGCTTTttacacaaacgccgctatagatcaagacctttagcagcgcttttcccacaaacgccgctatagatcaggacctttagcgacgcttttaccacaaacaccactaaaaacatatcttttaaaaaaaaatttaaataatatttatttctatgataaatattatattatattttaaggataaataaaaaatattatttaaattaaattttttacaaaaattttaactGTAAAACtgaatataaaatttaatgaatttaaattttgaatttaaaataatacattaataacacaattaaaatccaaaagttagaactcttaagtaaaaataaaaatttagaatcaaaactaaaataaataatacatattcaAGGTAATAAAACATACAATGCATTTTCTTACtcaaataaataatacatttacttaatcaaggaaatCTTGTACATCATTGAAGTCACACCATCAAATCTGTACCCATCAAACTTATACTCCTCCAGCCACCATCTTGCATATGAAAGAAGATACCTCAATACCTAAAGCAACAACtaagaaaaaatatttacaactggAAGGGAGGAAAGCCAAAATAGAACAACGATGAAACTGTGAAGacaaaatagaaagaaataaaataacaaatcacAGTTAATTGGTCTCTTATATTAGCAAAATAGAAGCTAAAATATTTAATCCAACACAGCTCCAGTTTAAGCCACTCAGTAAATGCATTGGAACTAAGTGTGTTACTTGAGCATAAAACATACAGGCATAGAAAACTGAAATCCTCCTCTTCTACATGCCTCTATTAGGAAAAAGGTAATTTTTGGTTTGACATATTCACTTATAATGAGAGAATATACATTTATCATTTTGCGGATGTCTAAAAACCGTAGGGAACAGGGATTTAGATTTATACCTGCCTATAATTTGCTTCTTTTGAAGTAACATGTAGCAAACAATTAGTCTAtatgaataaaagaaataagagTATATAGTAATATCCCTATGCTGAAATACACATATTCAGTTATACTCCAGTTCATATAACTACTGCTAGGATTTAGATTCATAACTGTTGATAATTTCTTTGAATCAATCTATAGGAAACAATCATCATCACATAAAACCAAAATCAGAGAGCAAATAGCAATTTCACTCTGCTAGAATATAAGAAGATATTAAATCATACTATACCATTAATGCATGATCCATCATATTCcagtttatataattattagatatAATATGATTAACCCAAATGAAGACCAACCAGCATATTTAAGCATAAGGGTATGGGCAAATAAATTACCTTGATTAGCTTTGGATTATTTTCAACAACATGCTTAAGACCTTCATCAGTAATCCTTTGGCAATCAACCAGGCTCAAACATTGCAAGCTTCCTTGGCCTCTACTAGTTATTTGTAAAAGAACATCATCCGTAATCTTCTCATtcatcaatataaatttaaaatattaaaacatatcaTGCTTAAATTCCAATTAAACCCTTAAGCCTATATCCTTAAATTCCAATTACCATCAACAATTGCAGAATCTCCTAATTAGCTTCTTTGTAgaatatttgaacatgatattccATAGTCAGAATACATACATCAACGGCTTAAATCAAAGTATTAGAACATATCATGCTTAAAGataataattagatttatctAAAATCAAGCCCAATTTAACTAGTACTAAGTAAAcctatttcaagtttttttttctggGCAGCCCAACAACATATAGATTCAATGATCAGATAATCTAAATTTATCTaatcaacatttttttaaaattagttaaaagTTTAAAATCATGGTTAAAAACCCGATAGATAAACAGGTATGGCAAGAGAAACAAAGCAGGGACTTTTATGGTAACGCACCTATTAGCTGAATCAAAGAAGCAAAAGCAGAAGAGAAAGCTGAAGTGAATCCtcaaaagtttgaaaataatGAAGTCCCTTCAGTGCCAAGCTTCTTAGATTTTCTGATAGCTGCATGGCAGCTTTATAGTCTCTAGCACTTAGCAATTCCTCAATTTGATTCAACATAGAGGAGTAAGACGCAAGTGGCTTGAAAAATAGTGAATGTGATTGCTTTATTTCTAAGTTTGTCAAGGAAAATAGTTACAGAATGCCAATCCATAATCCAGTAACACCTTCCACATTTTAACACGGAATCAAACAGAATATccaataattgaataaaaaacatGTAGATAAGAAGTAATAAGATTTCAGTTGGCCAAAATAAGGTAAAtgtttaaaaaagttacaaaggGTATTTCTAAGTGAAAACATGAAACACAACATTCTGGTCAACAAATCTATGTTCAAACTTCATGAGGAACAAAACTTAAAGATAGACAATGATCTTATTTTGTAATATAAAATCTTTTCAAGGAATTATAGAAAACAAATTAAGTACCATACTGCATTGAACTAAAACTAGTTTATGAAAAGGATACGTGATTTGCGCAGAAACTAGTTTATGAAAGGTGTCAACAGATAAAGCATGCTCATATCAATGTAATCTAATTGGAATAGAAATAAACAAGGTATGATTGCAAGGTATGATTGCAAGCAAAGAAGCAGATTCCAAAATTACTAGCAGAGGTATTTAATGTTCAAAAAAGAATAGTTTGAtgagttctttttttttaacatttaagcttctttcttttcttttagaacaatttcaaaatttataagaGAAATTTGCTTTCCACAGAATTTTAAGCAGACCGGTAGCAAAGTCTTCAAACTCGTGGGGATATGTAGCCCAAGTGCTGTGCGACAAAGCACCACAAAAGGAAAAAGCAAAAACAACATACAGTGCCCGAGAAACACAAATAACCACACAATGCAATATATTGAATAGAAAAGCAGACAATGCAAAAAGTAAGGGCAAAGATAGGGAATATATTGAAAGAGAAGTAAACAAGTAACAGAGAACTATTACTACTTCCCCCTTTCCCTTTTCCCATTtcttttactactattttattactatattttcaatttttctctcttctACAATATTGAAAAAACAAAGATAAAAATATGCTATTCAAAGTTTCTTATGTCACTGCAATTAATTATATATAGAAAGTATGTCAAATGAAATCTTCggaaatgattaattataaattaagaatTGGAAATGAGAGACATCATCGAGTTCATAATTCCGTCCAATGAAACTAAAGTTAACTTAACTCATATTTAGTGAAAGCGAAAGTGATTCAAAATCAGTAAAAGctaaaatccaaatccaaatacCTTTTGGGGCAATTGCTTGCTGCTTCCTCAATCCCTTCTAAATTCTAAACAATAAATGAATTGCAGACAAAAAaagtttagaaatattttttttaaagaaacaatTGAAAGAAGATAGAAATGAGAAGGACCCGTCAATAGAGAAGCTAATGATACCTACAGCCATCCATACAAGGTGCTTAGGGCCAAGGTTAGTGAACAATAATCATACCATTACAATATAAGCAACCAACTAACCTTACTCAGTAAATCAGAGAGTTTTTTCATCTTGGCCTCCATCAATGCAATATGTTTCAGACTGTTAAGGATTTCACAGGCAATTTGCTTAACTGCAAAACAATATAGTAAGTATACACATTTGCATAAAAATCTTCACAAAATTATGGCAATCAAAACATACCTGCATACAAAAGTAAGCTCTCAAACTCACCGTGTCGTCCGAGGTAGAGCACCGGTACCCTTTCCACCAGTTAGACCCACGAAAAAGGTCATAAATCATCAGAGTAACCTCTTGAAAACAAATGATATCAGGGGAATGAAGGGGAATGAAGTTGAATACAGATTTCACAGTTGGATTTGTTGTAAAGGTTCAAAAAAGTGCAAGCTTTACAAGCCCATTTAGACGGCGAAGACCGTGACGGAGGTGAGAGACAAACTTTGCAAGCGGCGGTTTGGGATGGAGAGTTGAGGAAAGTGCATTTGGTGCAAGACCAAGACTAAGAACAAgaaaacccaaagattaaataagcaaaataaagaaatcgaaccttgaataCTGATAGTAATAAAAACAGAAACCAAATGCCACCTTCTTCGTCTTCTCTGTGTGGGTTATGTGAAGACGATTTCACATCATTCAACGGGCCTTcaacaaattacaaaaaaaaaataaacaaaaacaaggAAACCCAAACTTTTTATACGCAAAATAAAGAAACCGAACCTTAAAAGTCGAATTCACCAAAAACCAGAATCGAATGCCCCCTTCTTCGTCTTCTCTGTGTGGGTTATGTAAGTTTGCAAGAAACCCAAACACTGAACCTTTTCCTTGTAAGTAAAAGAAGCAACCGAGGAATCGGGGGTAAGAAATCAACAAAGCAGTGATCTCTCTGGCTCTGACTGATAATTAGGGATTTCGATAGATAGGGCATTTGGGGCTGGGAGCGGGAAATCAggagaaaaaaattgatttatgtttaaaatgatGCGGGTTTCTATTTCAACAATTGCGGTGTTTACACAAAAACCGCactaattttacaacttttcctTTAATTAGTCAATGAAATAGCGCCGTTTtgttaaattattaatgtattttttgcggcgtttttataaaaaacgcccctaaaatttaataaacggtgctattttattaaatttttaatatattttttgcggcgtttgtatACAAAACGCCACTAATATTTATTTCGTcaataaaacggcgccgtttggttaaattttaaatgtatttttgcggcgttttttaccaaacgccgctaatgatttcacttttaaatatatatgtctCTGAAATAATATTCTATAgttataaattttcaattttttaatagatttatgAATTTCATACATTCTTgtagatattatttttaattgatacatcattattaatattatttaaataatattatttaaaattttgataagattTAAGACATtacttttaattgtttaaattttataacttttataaatcttttacaattatataatatatcaaatatccatataaaaaatatatccatatcaattatataaatcttttaaaaaaataattacctaAATAtccatatcaaatatatcaaatggtttagattaaatatttttaaatataaaagcattaattaattgtataaatttgtatcatttaacaaatctcaaataaacctaaaaccctaaattagccattcaatatacataaagtctatctattatatatctcttaaataatataaactatactcataattttaatatattaaatttattattatctcttttacaattatatacgaatatatttaatatataaattaaaaaactaattaatctaaaccctaacccgaccctTAAATCcttaaacctaaaccttaaatccctaactattaacccataacccctaactcctaacccctaaaccttaaagcccaacccttaaaccataatccctaatccataatcacTAAATCCATATGTAATTATTTGATCACGGCGAGGGCAAGGGAAAACACGCAAAAAactaaattggataaaaatactGAACCGAGATGGGATAAGACAGGGATATCCTTGGATATAGCTTATATCGATTTTGAAGAACCAAATCTTCACACAATTTTGAAGaaccaaattaatattatctcttttacaattatataagaaaataattaatatataaattagaaaatactagttaatctaaaccctaaaccataaaccattAACACATAACCTCTAGACCTTAAACTCCAGcctttaaaccataaaccataacccctaaacccataatccataaaccttaaaatggtaACAACTAAAtcttaaactctaaaccatataccctaaattaaccaaaaaacctaaactatagtgataattaattcaatattttaaaattaataacaatctcttttacgattatatatgaaattatttaatatataaattaaaaaaatcaataatgtatccaaaaaacattaaaattattttaaataatagtattttaatttttctatttttaacaaatattttaaattattttaaatcactgagcattagcggcgcttcctaaaaaacgccgctaaaggcctgagcattagcggcgcttcctcaaaaaacgctgctaaagtcctgagcattagcggcgcttcctcaaaaatgccgctaaaggcctgagcattagcggcgcttcctcaaaaacgccgctaaaggcctgagcattagcggcgcttcctcaaaaacgccgctaaagccctcgAAAACTTAGAAAACGGCATCGTTGGGCTTaagttttttgcggcgctttgtggaaaacgccgctaatgctcgatctttagcggcgttttttatccaaacgccgctaaaaacgccgctaaaagcctgttttggtgtagtgacaatatgaaataatgataatgatataaaacgtaaaaaatatataaatacataataataaaagagtaaataaatataaataagtgtAATAATAATTCcaataataatagtaacagtactaataaaaataataataaataaaataatattaaactgtTAATTttacaagaaaagaaaatagataaaataacaATGATAACAGAGAAGAACTAAATTAAACTCGAAAATAAAAGTTTGAGGCAAATCAGGAAGTAAATGAAAAAGGGATCGCGCTGAACACGCGAACAACTGGGAAGGACCAAAATGAGAAATAATCCTAGCCTCCCAGAACGCTGCGTTTTGCGCGGACCAGAttggaacaaaaataaaatgtgtGGCCATATTTAAAGAGAACAAAAAGATCGATTTGAACTCAATATGGAATACAAGGGACCATTTGTGTAAATTTCCCATGCGCTATAAAACACGTGGATCTGCGACTGAATCGGGGCGGTGCGCGGGTTACTGATGCTGGATGGCCAATACGGTGTCGTTTTGGCCATGGGTGCTAAGGTCCAAAACGATGCTGTTTCCCACCAtctataaatagtaaaaaaatagaaaaaaaagaaacactTCCTACTTTATTTTTTCAGAGAAGCAACAGAAAACTCTCAGCCTCTCTTTCGGCCTCTCCACCGGATTGGGGTTCCGTCACTACCACCGCCGTAGTGCCGCCATGGCCGGTGGCCGGTGTGGCGCAAAAGGGCGTTTTAACCCCCGGCTTTGAATCCCGTTCGAAGGCCAAGACCCTTTTTAAGAAAGAAACCGAAAATAGAGACCCCCTACACCCCTCTCGGCCCGATTTCAGCGCCAAGGGAAAAGGTTTCTGGCGACGGGGCTCAGGTGCGAATCCAGGtgcgtttttcttttttttattttcgtttataaaaataaaaatataataataaaaagataaaagaaatagaaagattGAAATAAGAAACAAGAAATCACCttgaatattttttgtttttattttctcaaaTATTCGTAACAAACAAAAAAGGAAGAAGAGTCTcttcttctttacaacatattcGGTTTTAGccgaaagaaaaaagaaaaaaaatgaaaaatcccCCTTGTACATTGATATTTCATtgctttatagccgattacaagattctttgttttcttctctcATCGTTTTGCTATTGTTGTTTTTGTTATTTCTGCTGTTGTGTATTATCTTGTCTTGCAGGTGTCAACGTAGCCGGTGGAACAGGTGGTGGCAGAGGGTAGCGACGGCACATGGGCAAGGGTCAAAATacctaggtggctagggtttcctttttttttttatttggtgttggGTTGTTGTAGGGTTTAATTGGGTATTGGGCTAGGTTTAGATTTGGGCCTTTTGGGTCTGgactgtttattttatttttttgtttttgttttggcaCTGGTCCCGAGAaaatttgggcttgtacagctgttcctttttgctcgttgtcgtgtaacgagaatagagcaaagaccaagaaagaccaaatttCCTATTCTcaccgagtcttgacttcttggtGCCTTTCTTCTTCAGATAGCCTTCTCgcagtccactgtgtcttgttgcttcaatccactACACTGCACTTCAAAGAGATCTGACttatagcttcaatcttcttcgcagcaacttcagggggacgagATTCGTAGTtttagtctactccactgcaacggtagggagataagacttgttatggtagatttaatctgacctactgcaacttcagaggtataggattcgtCATTTTAAttcactccactgcaacttcagggagataggattaataGCTTCAGTCTGTTCCATtccaacttcaaggagataagacttgcataTTCAACCtgccccactgtaacttcagggggataaggttTATTACTTCAACCTGCTCtattgtaacttcagagagataatgtttgtagctttaatctactccactgcaacttcagggagataagatttgctatcttcagtctgttccactgcaacttcagggagataagatttgctatcttcagtttgctccactgcaactttagggagataagacttgttgcttcaacctgttccactgcaacttcaggaagataaggtttgatataatctgctctattgcaacttcagagagataagatttgctatcttcagtctcgATTTGCTCCGCTGCAATGCCAGGAAAACAAGATTCgatgttgtagcttcaatctatttaattGTAATGTCGGGgaggtaagattcgctgttgtagcttcaatctaatTAACTGCAATGTTGGAGAAGCaagattcactgttgtagcttcaatctttttaacattaatgtcggggaagtaagattcgccgttgtagcttcaatctgttccactacaccgccagaGATGTAAGATTCAtagttgtggcttcaatctttttaattgcaatgtcgggaagaaagattcgccgttgtagcttcaatctgttccactgcaccaccagggaaataagattcgccgttgtggcttcaatcttttaaattgcaatgtcggggaagcaaaaTTCACCGTTGtaacttcaatctgttccactgcactgccAGGGAAGTGAGATTCACCGTTGTGGTTTCAagcttttaaattgcaatgtcggggaagcaagattcgccgttgtagcttcaatctattccactacaccgccagggaactaaaattcaccattgtggcttcaatcttttaaattgtaatgtcggggaagcaagattcgccgttgtagcttcaatctgttccactgcaccgccagggaagtaagattcgccgttgtggcttcaatcttttaaattgcaatgtcgggaAAGTAAGATTctccgttgtagcttcaatttgttccactgcacCACCAAGGAAGTAatattcaccgttgtggcttcaatcttttaaattgcaatgtcggagaagcaagattcaccgttgtagcttcaatctgttccactgcaccaccaggga is a window of Gossypium hirsutum isolate 1008001.06 chromosome D08, Gossypium_hirsutum_v2.1, whole genome shotgun sequence DNA encoding:
- the LOC107911667 gene encoding uncharacterized protein, giving the protein MEAKMKKLSDLLSKNLEGIEEAASNCPKSRGQGSLQCLSLVDCQRITDEGLKHVVENNPKLIKVLRYLLSYARWWLEEYKFDGYRFDGVTSMMYKISLIK